DNA from Pelobacter propionicus DSM 2379:
CCATGCCTCACATGAGCGGGTTTGAACTCGCCGGGAAAATCCGTCAGCTGAGGAGCGAGTTGCCGGTTATTCTCTGTTCGGGATTTCATGAAATCAGTGATGTGGAAAAGAGCCGGGGCTTATGCATCAATCAGCTGTTACTCAAACCGTTTGATCTCGTTACGCTGGCCAATGCCGTCCATGCGGCTCTCAAAGAGCCACCTTTGCAAACGTTTCAAAACACGTGATGCAATCGGCCGCAATGAATGATGTGTCGACGGTATTACCGAAAAACTGCCCAATCACGTAGGGACTAGCTGCTCACTACAAACATTCAGCTTCTTTTTTCCGCTGCATTAGCAAACCTGTAGCCGTTCTTGCCGGATTTTTTAACTTCATACATGGTCTCGTCAGCCAGCATAACCAGTTTTTCTTCATCCGTACAATCGTGCGGAAATACGGCAATGCCTATGCTCGTGCCGACCCCTGCCTGCTGTCCCTTGTAGAGAAGAGGCTGAGTAACCGCCGCCATCAGTTTTTCCGCAATCTTTGTTATGTTATTCGCATGTTCCAGACCGGTCACGATGATGAGGAACTCGTCTCCCCCCACACGGGCAACAATATCGGTTTCACGCACACACGAAAGCGTCCGTTGAGCTACCTGTTTCAATACATAGTCGCCGGCATCGTGACCAAGAGTGTCGTTGCCCCCTTGAAGCCATCCAAGTCAATGAACATCAAAGTAACCATGGTTTTATTCCGACTGGCAACCCCCAGGGACATGGTCAGATGTTCTTTTGCCAAGTTCCTGGGTGGAAGGTTAGTCAGGCCGTCATGTGTTGCCATGTGTCGTATCTGCTCATCCGCCTGCTTGCGCTTAATAGGCACGTGCTCCCCCGCTCCCGGAAAAACCATTTGACAAGGAGGGCAAGAGCATGTAACGGCAGTAGCCCGAGCAGCATTCGATTATCGAGGAGGAGATGCACCGATGAATACCTGTCCCTGTGGAAGCGGCACGGCATATGAAGATTGTTGCCAGCCGATCATCAGCGGCGCACGACCGGCGCAAACGGCTGAAGAACTCATGAGGGCGCGCTACAGCGCCCATGTCAAGGTGGATGTCGACTTTATCTTAACGAGTACCCACCCGGATCACCGCAAGGGGTACGATCACCAGGGGACCAGGGAATGGGCCGAGAAGAGCGAATGGCTGGGGCTGGAAATCCTTGGCACCCAGCAGGGGGGAGCGCAAGACGAAACCGGCCAGGTGGAGTTCATCGCCCATTACCGTGATGGAGAGGGTTCCCATGACCATCACGAA
Protein-coding regions in this window:
- a CDS encoding diguanylate cyclase domain-containing protein — translated: MVFPGAGEHVPIKRKQADEQIRHMATHDGLTNLPPRNLAKEHLTMSLGVASRNKTMVTLMFIDLDGFKGATTLLVTMPATMY
- a CDS encoding YchJ family protein, whose protein sequence is MNTCPCGSGTAYEDCCQPIISGARPAQTAEELMRARYSAHVKVDVDFILTSTHPDHRKGYDHQGTREWAEKSEWLGLEILGTQQGGAQDETGQVEFIAHYRDGEGSHDHHENALFQRKNGVWLFTDGVRVRPKPLIVEKIGRNDPCRCGSGQKYKKCCGK